The nucleotide window TCGTCGGTGGTCATGTGCCCTCCGCCTCCTCGTGCAGGTTGTGGGCGAGCCGGCGCAGCGCCGGCAGGGCCGCGGCCAGCGCCGCCCGGTCGGCCTCCGGCAGGCGCGCGAGCTGCTCGCTCACCAGGGCGCTGCGGCGGGTCTCCCAGTCACGCAGCCGGGACCGGGCCGCGGGGGTGGGGTAGAGCAGGGCCGAGCGGCGGTCGTCGGCGGCGGTCTCACGGCGCAGAAACCCGGCCCGGCCGAGCTGATTGACCAGTGTGGAGACCGAATTCCCGGCGAGACAGAGTTCCCTGGCGGCGGCGGACACCCGTATACCGGGCCGCTCCGCGACCAGCCGCAGCAGCTCCACCTCGGCACCGCGCAGCCGGGGAGCGGCCAGCCCGGCCCGCAGCCGGCGCCTGATCAGCCGCTGGACACCGGCCAGCACCTCGGCGAGCGAGTCGGGGAACTCCCCTGCAGCCATGCCTCAATTTTAGCTCTGAGTGAGAGGTAGTGGCGCAGACGCACGCCGGAGGGGGCCTCGAACGGCCTACCCGGATTCCCGTCTGCCGCCCGGGCCCGGTGACCTGCCCGGAAGGACGGCTCGGCACCCCGTCCGGAGCGCCCGCGGCGGGACGCCGAGCCGGGAGGTCGAGCCGGAACGCCGAGCCGGGACGTCAAGCGATACGGCCGCCCCCAAAGAAGATCACAGCGCACAACTGCCGCCCCCGCCAACGGCCTTGACAGTCCCTGGTGGGCGGAGAAACCTGGTTCTTCCG belongs to Streptomyces sp. NBC_01454 and includes:
- a CDS encoding MarR family winged helix-turn-helix transcriptional regulator, producing MAAGEFPDSLAEVLAGVQRLIRRRLRAGLAAPRLRGAEVELLRLVAERPGIRVSAAARELCLAGNSVSTLVNQLGRAGFLRRETAADDRRSALLYPTPAARSRLRDWETRRSALVSEQLARLPEADRAALAAALPALRRLAHNLHEEAEGT